Proteins from a genomic interval of Rattus norvegicus strain BN/NHsdMcwi chromosome 2, GRCr8, whole genome shotgun sequence:
- the Ppid gene encoding peptidyl-prolyl cis-trans isomerase D, whose protein sequence is MSHPSPAGKPSNSKNPRVFFDVDIGGERVGRIVLELFADIVPKTAENFRALCTGEKGTGPTTGKPLHFKGCPFHRIIKKFMIQGGDFSNQNGTGGESIYGEKFEDENFHYKHDREGLLSMANAGPNTNGSQFFITTVPTPHLDGKHVVFGQVIKGLGVARMLENVEVNGEKPAKLCVIAECGELKEGDEWGIFPKDGSGDSHPDFPEDADIDLKDVDKILLISEDLKNIGNTFFKSQNWEMAIKKYAKVLRYLDSSKAVIEKADVSRLQPIALSCVLNIGACKLKMSNWQGAIDSCLEALEMDPSNTKALYRKAQGWQGLKEYDQALADLKKAQEIAPGDKAIQAELLKVKQMIKAQKDKEKAVYAKMFA, encoded by the exons ATGTCCCACCCATCCCCAGCAGGCAAGCCCTCCAATTCCAAGAACCCGCGAGTCTTCTTTGACGTGGACATCGGCGGGGAGCGAG ttgGACGAATTGTTTTAGAATTGTTTGCAGATATTGTTCCTAAAACTGCAGAAAATTTTCGTGCATTGTGTACAGGAGAAAAGGGCACTGGACCGACAACTGGGAAACCTCTGCATTTTAAAGGATGCCCTTTCCACCGAA ttATTAAGAAATTTATGATTCAGGGTGGAGACTTCTCAAATCAGAATGGGACAGGTGGAGAAAGTATTTATGGTGAAAAATTTGAAGATGAGAATTTTCATTATAAG CATGATCGGGAGGGTTTGCTGAGCATGGCAAATGCAGGCCCCAATACAAATGGTTCTCAGTTCTTTATCACAACAGTTCCAACTCCTCATTTGGATGGGAAACATGTGGTATTTGGTCAAGTAATAAAAGGACTAGGTGTGGCAAGGATGCTTGAAAATGTAGAAGTGAATGGTGAAAAACCTGCCAAA CTCTGTGTTATTGCAGAATGTGGAGAATTGAAGGAAGGGGATGAATGGGGAATATTCCCCAAAGATGGCTCTGGGGATAGTCATCCAGATTTCCCTGAGGATGCAGACATAGACTTAAAGGAT gtagataaaattttattaatatctgAAGACTTAAAAAACATTGGAAATACTTTTTTCAAGTCTCAAAACTGGGAGATGGCTATTAAAAAATATGCAAAGGTTTTAAG GTACTTGGATAGTTCAAAGGCTGTTATTGAGAAAGCAGATGTATCCAGACTGCAACCCATAGCCTTAAGTTGTGTGCTGAATATTGGTGCTTGTAAATTGAAGATGTCAAATTGGCAGGGGGCAATTGACAGTTGCTTGGAG GCTCTTGAAATGGACCCTTCAAACACTAAAGCACTATACCGAAAAGCACAAGGATGGCAAGGATTGAAAGAATATGATCAAGCATTG GCTGATCTTAAGAAGGCGCAGGAGATAGCCCCAGGAGATAAAG CTATCCAGGCAGAATTGCTTAAAGTCAAACAAATGATAAaggcacagaaagataaagagaaggcAGTGTATGCAAAAATGTTTGCTTAA
- the Ppid gene encoding peptidyl-prolyl cis-trans isomerase D isoform X1, translating to MVNVRGVLHHSRFKNRHHDREGLLSMANAGPNTNGSQFFITTVPTPHLDGKHVVFGQVIKGLGVARMLENVEVNGEKPAKLCVIAECGELKEGDEWGIFPKDGSGDSHPDFPEDADIDLKDVDKILLISEDLKNIGNTFFKSQNWEMAIKKYAKVLRYLDSSKAVIEKADVSRLQPIALSCVLNIGACKLKMSNWQGAIDSCLEALEMDPSNTKALYRKAQGWQGLKEYDQALADLKKAQEIAPGDKAIQAELLKVKQMIKAQKDKEKAVYAKMFA from the exons ATGGTTAATGTTCGGGGTGTATTGCACCATTCCCGTTTTAAGAACAGACAT CATGATCGGGAGGGTTTGCTGAGCATGGCAAATGCAGGCCCCAATACAAATGGTTCTCAGTTCTTTATCACAACAGTTCCAACTCCTCATTTGGATGGGAAACATGTGGTATTTGGTCAAGTAATAAAAGGACTAGGTGTGGCAAGGATGCTTGAAAATGTAGAAGTGAATGGTGAAAAACCTGCCAAA CTCTGTGTTATTGCAGAATGTGGAGAATTGAAGGAAGGGGATGAATGGGGAATATTCCCCAAAGATGGCTCTGGGGATAGTCATCCAGATTTCCCTGAGGATGCAGACATAGACTTAAAGGAT gtagataaaattttattaatatctgAAGACTTAAAAAACATTGGAAATACTTTTTTCAAGTCTCAAAACTGGGAGATGGCTATTAAAAAATATGCAAAGGTTTTAAG GTACTTGGATAGTTCAAAGGCTGTTATTGAGAAAGCAGATGTATCCAGACTGCAACCCATAGCCTTAAGTTGTGTGCTGAATATTGGTGCTTGTAAATTGAAGATGTCAAATTGGCAGGGGGCAATTGACAGTTGCTTGGAG GCTCTTGAAATGGACCCTTCAAACACTAAAGCACTATACCGAAAAGCACAAGGATGGCAAGGATTGAAAGAATATGATCAAGCATTG GCTGATCTTAAGAAGGCGCAGGAGATAGCCCCAGGAGATAAAG CTATCCAGGCAGAATTGCTTAAAGTCAAACAAATGATAAaggcacagaaagataaagagaaggcAGTGTATGCAAAAATGTTTGCTTAA